Proteins co-encoded in one Chionomys nivalis chromosome 6, mChiNiv1.1, whole genome shotgun sequence genomic window:
- the LOC130876409 gene encoding centrosomal protein 20-like — MASVTELKAVLKDTLEKRGVLGHLKARIRVEVFSALDDDHEPRSSLSHENLLINELIREYLEFNKYKYTASVLIAESGQPVVPLDRQFLIRELNAFEESKDNSIPLLYGILAHFLRGPPDGIQNVLLTESTLQPPNRHPSWKPSRKPKDDHLRKDTVLSTATEELPACCCTSSQ, encoded by the coding sequence ATGGCGAGTGTTACTGAACTGAAAGCTGTTTTAAAGGACACCTTGGAAAAAAGGGGAGTGTTAGGACATTTAAAAGCAAGGATCCGTGTTGAAGTTTTCAGTGCTCTGGATGATGATCATGAACCCCGATCATCATTGTCTCATGAAAACCTtctaattaatgaattaattagaGAGTATTTGGAATTCAACAAATATAAGTACACAGCCTCTGTCCTCATAGCAGAATCTGGTCAACCTGTAGTTCCATTGGACAGACAGTTTCTCATCCGTGAACTGAATGCCTTTGAAGAATCAAAGGATAACTCAATTCCTCTGTTATATGGAATTTTAGCCCATTTCTTGCGTGGTCCTCCAGATGGCATCCAGAATGTGCTTCTGACAGAGTCGACACTCCAGCCTCCAAACAGGCATCCCAGCTGGAAGCCCAGCAGAAAACCAAAGGATGACCACCTGAGGAAGGACACGGTCCTGAGCACCGCGACTGAAGaactgcctgcatgctgctgcaCAAGCAGTCAGTAG